The sequence TATATAGATCAGCTTAAAAAGCTTGGGTATGATACAGTTTTCATTGAAGATCCGGATACTACTGATATAGTGGTAGAAGATGATGTTAAAGAACAGACAAGAAGAAAAGCTATTCAACACATAAGGGCACTTTTTAGTGTGCCTATAAGCGAAATGAAAGGTTTAAAAAAGACTACAGTCAGTGAAATAAAAAGAGAAATAGAAAAAGGTAGAATAAAGGAAAAGCTGGTTAATTCAAGGCTAACAAAGAATATAGCTGCTATGTCATACCAGATAGTTGATGAGGTTTTAGATAATAAAATTTTAAGTGGGCTTGTAAGTTTTAAACGCCATAGTGATTTTACCTTTAAGCATTGTGTGGATGTTACTGTCTTATCTGTTGCTATTGCTGATAAATTTTTATATGACAGGAGCAAGCTTACAGAACTTGCAAAGGGAGCGCTCCTTCATGATATAGGCAGATTACTTATTAATAAAAGCTTATATGAAGAGCCAAGGAGATTGACTAAAGAAGAGTTTGAACTGATAAAAACCCATCCTACACTCGGGTATATTACACTTAAAGATATAGCAGATATAGGCATAATAGCTGCACACATAGTCTATCAGCACCATGAGCAACAAAACGGCCAGGGCTACCCGAGGGGGTTAAAGGGTGATAACACCATGCCTTTGCCTAAAAAGGAGATAAAAAAGGGTTATATAATGCCTCTTGCTGAGATAGTTTATGCGGCTAATGTTTATGATGCACTTGTGTCTCCAAGGGTATACAGAAGCGCTTATACTCCAGACCAGGCATTTTTTATTATGAAAAGGATGGCTGGGACCCATATAAACAGAGAAGTTTTGAAAATGATGTTTGAAATTATACCGGCTTATCCCCTCGGGACTACTGTGATTATCTCTACAGGAAGGTTTAAAAATTATATAGGTATAGTTTCAAAAATAAACGAAGATAATCTATCGCGGCCTGTTATTAGGGTTATGTTTGATGACAGGCGTAAAAGAATAGAACCATTTGAGATAGATTTATCCACAAATCAGCACATAAACATCAGTGGTATAATTGTTTAAAGCTTCTTTTCTGCATCTATTATACCAAGTGCTAAAACTATAATAATTACTATACTTATTATTAATACAACTGGAATTGAATGGAAATTTGGGCCTATCTTGTAAGACAACAAAATAGACATACCTATAACAATTGAACTTATAATAAGGCTTATGCCTATTTGGCGTGCTACATGCCTAAAAGTGTCAATTAATCGTGGAAATTCTTCAACTTCAACCTCTACTTTTATGGATCCCTTCTGTAAGCTGTCCATCAAATGTTTGGCTGTTGATGGTAGTTTCTTTGCCGCCATAATGTAGTCTGGATTGGGGCGCAGAAGAACTTTAATTATATTTAATGGTGAGTAGAATTTTTTTGCGAAACGTTTGAAATAGGGAGCGGCTATCTCTACGAAGTTGAAATCTGGGTTGAAGTCTCGCCCCACACCATCTGCTATGATAATAGCCCTTAAAAGCCTTGATGAGCTTCTTTTAATCAAAATTCCATGTTTTCTTAGAATTGAGAATATCTCTCTAAGCATACGGGATAGATTCATTCTTTTTAGGGGTAGTGAATGATACATTTCTATGAGTTCATCTATGTCGTTTTTTAGCTCTTGTTCATTTATAGCTTCTTTAGTGCTTGTAAAATTATCAATTGAATATATTATTCTGTCTACATCTTTTTCAATGAAACCTGAGATCATTTCTATCAAGGCCATTTTATCATCGTCATTGATTTTACCAACCATCCCGTAGTCTATATAGCATATTCTTCCATCTTCCATTATAATTATATTACCGGGGTGCGGGTCGGCATGAAACAGGCCAACATCGAATATTTGATACCAAAATACCTTTGCACCTTTGGTTGCCATTTTTGACAAATCAAAGCCTTTATCTATCAGTAGCTGTTTGTTCGTTGCTTTATAACCAAAAATATATTCCATTGTTATTATTTTTTGTGTTGTAAACTCCCAATAGACATCCGGCACATATACATAATCAAACTTTGATAGGTTCTTTTTAAAGACCTCTATGTAGTGAGCCTCCACCTCATAATCCATTTCCCTGTGGATCGTTTTGTCAAACTCATTGATCAAGGGCATTATATCGAAATGGAATAGCTGCCTGATCCTCTTTGATATTAGAGCGCCCAGCTGTCTTAGAAGGAACATATCTGAGGATATGATCTCCTCAATGCCCGGCCTTTGTATCTTTATGGCAACATAGTTGCCATTTTTTAGTTTTGCTTTATGTACTTGCCCCAATGAGGCGCTTGCTTCTGGTTTTTCTTCAAACTCGTCAAATATCTCCTCTAACCTTTTACCAAGCTCTTTTTCTATTATTCTTTTTACATCCTTAAAACCAAACGGCTCAACATCATCCTGGAGTTTTTTTAGCTCCTCTATGAACGATAATGGCAATATGCCTTCTTGAGTACTCAAAAGTTGACCAAATTTTATAAATGTAGGACCTAAATCCTCTAAAAGCCTTCTGAATCTTTGGGCTACGGTAAACTCATCTAACTTCTTTGATTTTCTTATACGTGTCCATTCTAACAATTCACCAAGGCCGTATCTTGCTAAGATAAACCCTATTTGATTTAACCTTTTTATACCTTTAATGGCTGCGCTTCTTTTTACCATCCCCACCTTTTAAATAGGTTGTTTTCTATTGATAGTTGATCGAGTATACGTCCTACAACAAAATCAACAAGGTCTTCTATTGTTTTTGGCTTGTAATAAAAGCCGGGGCAGGGTGGCATTATTGTTACACCCAGATTTGAAAGTTTAAGCATATTCTCAAGATGAATAGAAGAAAAGGGCATTTCTCTAACAAGCAGAATAAGTTTCCTTTTTTCCTTTATACAGACATCAGCACATCTACTTATTAAGTTTTCCGCATACCCACTTGCGATAGCCGATAAACTTTTAACAGAACATGGCACAACAACACATGCGTCTATCTTAAAAGAGCCGCTAGCAAGTGGCGAGGAAAAATCTTTATTGTCGTATATTTTGGCTTTAAAATTTATCATAAACTCGTCAAACTCAATTCCGATCTCATCTTTGAAAATTTTTTTTGCTATCTCTGATATTACAATAAAAAGCTCGTGTTCCTTGAGGTTTTCTATCAATCTCTTTGCATAAATAGCTCCGCTTGCCCCACTAATACATACAGCTATCTTCATTGCACTAAGACTTCCTTTTTCCCAATGATTTTTGCCGGAAAAACCCTTTTCGAACTTAAATACATGATGGGTATTATCTCATCTTTATATCCACCACGCAATGCTTTTGCTGTGGTTCTTATTACTATGTTGCCTGATATTACCATAACCTTGACTATATCTCCTACTTTTACAGGTCTGAATCTCTTTGTATTTGATAGTGTGAAAGGGGAGCCCTTTTTAATAAAAGATATAGCAACTCTATTTATTATGGATGGTTTATTGGTTAAATAGGTAGATAAAACCCTGTCTGAAGTTTTGAAGGTTATATCATCTGGTGTTATTATGCTGCCTGACTCTATGTCTTTTGCTGCTACTGGAATTAAAGTCCCTTTTGAGCTACATTTTGCCGTTATGGATATTTTTTTAAAGATTTTGTTGTTTTTCAGGAGTGCTATCTTAAAGATAATTATGTTTCCTTTTTTTGTTTGGGATAGTAGTCTTAGGTTATATGGATAGAGTTTAAATTTCATTGGTAGTGGCGTTATAAAAACCAGGTCTTTTCTTTTAATTAAATTCGATATTTTATTTTTTGTTAGAAGGAATGCTTTCGAGTAAATCTTTATTTTAGTTGAGCCGCATAATTTTAAATTTACGCCATTACGTTTTAAAATAGCAGCTATGTAGGGTTTGGTTAGAGTTATTGAGTTGTTTATGTAAGGTGAGGCGCCAAGCTGAATATTTGCGTATTTTTCAGGACATGATGAAGATATATCCTTTAGTGTAATTGTAGATGAGCTTACAACTGCAGTTTGTCTTAAAACTACATCGCAACCAAAGCTATAGCCTGATAAAAGCAGTATGAGGCTAACGCTTAACGTTATTAGCAGTTTGTAGCATCTCATCTGAGGTTTGTATGGCCTTTGCATTGGTTTCATACGCCCTTTGGGCTGCTATCATTTCAACCATTTCTTGAACAACACTGACGTTGCTCATCTCCAAAACGCCCTGTTCAAGCGTGCCTAAGCCGTTTGAACCTGGATTATCAACTGTAGCTGTACCTGATGCCGTTGTTTCCTGGTATAGGTTGTGCCCTATGGCTTTTAGTCCTGCTGGGTTGACAAAATAGGCAAGCTGTATCTGGCCTATCTGGCTGGGGGTTTGTTGACCTGCCTCAAGTACCGACACAGTTCCGTCGTTTCCTATGTTTATGGCTACGGTGTCGTTTGGTATCGTTATT comes from Hippea maritima DSM 10411 and encodes:
- a CDS encoding HD-GYP domain-containing protein, with the protein product MYRLSVDSLKPGMVLGRAIISDNGTVLLNRGVKLTQFYIDQLKKLGYDTVFIEDPDTTDIVVEDDVKEQTRRKAIQHIRALFSVPISEMKGLKKTTVSEIKREIEKGRIKEKLVNSRLTKNIAAMSYQIVDEVLDNKILSGLVSFKRHSDFTFKHCVDVTVLSVAIADKFLYDRSKLTELAKGALLHDIGRLLINKSLYEEPRRLTKEEFELIKTHPTLGYITLKDIADIGIIAAHIVYQHHEQQNGQGYPRGLKGDNTMPLPKKEIKKGYIMPLAEIVYAANVYDALVSPRVYRSAYTPDQAFFIMKRMAGTHINREVLKMMFEIIPAYPLGTTVIISTGRFKNYIGIVSKINEDNLSRPVIRVMFDDRRKRIEPFEIDLSTNQHINISGIIV
- a CDS encoding ABC1 kinase family protein, whose amino-acid sequence is MVKRSAAIKGIKRLNQIGFILARYGLGELLEWTRIRKSKKLDEFTVAQRFRRLLEDLGPTFIKFGQLLSTQEGILPLSFIEELKKLQDDVEPFGFKDVKRIIEKELGKRLEEIFDEFEEKPEASASLGQVHKAKLKNGNYVAIKIQRPGIEEIISSDMFLLRQLGALISKRIRQLFHFDIMPLINEFDKTIHREMDYEVEAHYIEVFKKNLSKFDYVYVPDVYWEFTTQKIITMEYIFGYKATNKQLLIDKGFDLSKMATKGAKVFWYQIFDVGLFHADPHPGNIIIMEDGRICYIDYGMVGKINDDDKMALIEMISGFIEKDVDRIIYSIDNFTSTKEAINEQELKNDIDELIEMYHSLPLKRMNLSRMLREIFSILRKHGILIKRSSSRLLRAIIIADGVGRDFNPDFNFVEIAAPYFKRFAKKFYSPLNIIKVLLRPNPDYIMAAKKLPSTAKHLMDSLQKGSIKVEVEVEEFPRLIDTFRHVARQIGISLIISSIVIGMSILLSYKIGPNFHSIPVVLIISIVIIIVLALGIIDAEKKL
- a CDS encoding UbiX family flavin prenyltransferase, which encodes MKIAVCISGASGAIYAKRLIENLKEHELFIVISEIAKKIFKDEIGIEFDEFMINFKAKIYDNKDFSSPLASGSFKIDACVVVPCSVKSLSAIASGYAENLISRCADVCIKEKRKLILLVREMPFSSIHLENMLKLSNLGVTIMPPCPGFYYKPKTIEDLVDFVVGRILDQLSIENNLFKRWGW
- the flgA gene encoding flagellar basal body P-ring formation chaperone FlgA codes for the protein MRCYKLLITLSVSLILLLSGYSFGCDVVLRQTAVVSSSTITLKDISSSCPEKYANIQLGASPYINNSITLTKPYIAAILKRNGVNLKLCGSTKIKIYSKAFLLTKNKISNLIKRKDLVFITPLPMKFKLYPYNLRLLSQTKKGNIIIFKIALLKNNKIFKKISITAKCSSKGTLIPVAAKDIESGSIITPDDITFKTSDRVLSTYLTNKPSIINRVAISFIKKGSPFTLSNTKRFRPVKVGDIVKVMVISGNIVIRTTAKALRGGYKDEIIPIMYLSSKRVFPAKIIGKKEVLVQ